In Palaemon carinicauda isolate YSFRI2023 chromosome 28, ASM3689809v2, whole genome shotgun sequence, the sequence caaaagaaataaaaacaatataggaagataaaatggaatgtatgataaattatattgaatgggaatataaaatgagatgattttaaaagttatacgataataaaactagtaattggagggggaaaagcttctgtGCAGGGGGAAGGATTTTTGCGCAggccgaaaactggtatgcacgaacgtacataggtacgggtgctaatgttagcatggaatgctaacatttgatctacatcagacgatgGCAGCACTAGTTGCTGTATTTTTTCATggaataatctttgcaacggcacctccaaagtttatcaagatatactgttttgtattttcctccgattataatacattcaagtAGGTAATgtgtagagaagaaaaggcttgttttacgattatatatcgtttccccagtatgttttccccatccaaaaccccgagttcccaatgGGGGTCCcctattatcgtaggatatagatgtatatatatttctgaaacttcatttgcgacgggaacgagtgtcattttcgcaGAGAtcgtatttttttctataagaaaaagttgtTGTttacctaggttacattgccctgtaatacactacaataaaactggatatagatgtatatatatttctgaaactatttatttgcgacgggaacgagtgtcattttcgaagagagcgtaaatttttctataagaaaaagtagttgttttcctaggttacattgccctgtaatacactacaataaaacccttACGGTATTCTCAGATGGTCTTTGGTGTTGCCTGTTTCaattttgtgtgtgtacacacacacacacacacacacacacatatatatatatatatatatatatatatatatattatatatatatatatatatatatatatatatatatatatatatatatatatatatatatatatatatatatatatatatatatatatatatatatatatatatatatatatatatatatatatatatatatatatatatatatatatatatatatatatatataatagtactttTCATAAGGTTACCTTTCCAGATTATCACAACTGATTATTATGGATGATGAGAATGATAGGAGTTTTATCCAGTCagagactgatgatgatgatagcaattaTGATGGCTGTTATACTAGTGAGGAAGATATTTCTACTGATGATGAAAGTGATGATAATGCCGATAGTAATAGAAGTAATGAAGGAGACTGGATGAGGGTATTAGACAATGAAGTTGGACCATCTCCTGTAAGATTCACAGGCCATTGTGAACCAATCCATCCCCCAAAACACGATGCCTAACCAATAGAATACCTGAAGCTCTTTATTACAGATAGTTTTGTTCAGAAAATTGTTGATGAAACTAATTTGTATGCAAGTCAGTGGATCCAGTCCCATACTGAGTATCTTcaacaaaagaaaaggtttacgGTCAACTTATGGATCAAACAAGGTCAAACATTTGTGAATGAAATGtttgaaatgttttctttttattttgaatatgggGCTTATCAAGAAACCATCCCTAGCGTCTTACTGGGATAGTACAAATCCAAGCCAGGCAACACCGTGGTTCTCTAACCACTTCAACGGAGAGAGGTTTGAAGTTTTACTCAAGTTTCTGCATTTTGCAGACAATTCAAAAATGCCACCACCAGATCACCCagcatataaattgtataaaatacaaCCAGTTATTGATCACTTCCAGAAAACTTTCAAAAGTCATTATTACCCTGAATGCAAAATATCCATTGATGAAAGTATTATTGGCTTTAGAGGTAAGACCCCTCATTTGCGACAGTATATGCCAAACAAGCATCATGCTAGGTTTGGGATAAAGGTTTGGTGTTTATGCGAGGCAAGAACTAGCTATACATATGCTTTTGAAATATATAGGGGAACAGCTGGTATGCAAGTAAGTGATAATGGGGCCACATATGACCTTGTTATGAGGCTTCTTGAGAAAGCAGGGTTATTTCATCGTGGTCATCACCTAGGTCTTGATAATTACTTTTCTTCACCTAAGCTATTTCAAGATCTTAGGCAAAATGGCACAACAGCAACTGGAACAGTTCGCACTAACCGTAAAGGATTGCCTATGGATGCTATAAAGACAAAATTGAAAAACAAAGAGGTTTCAGAGCATAGAAAGGGTCCTTTGTTATGTGTGACTTACAAGGATGGCAAGAAAATACCTGTTCTTTTATCTACTTCCTCAAAAGCAGACTATAAAACTGTAAACAGAACAGGCAAACCTGACAAAATTGTTCCTCATATTGATGATGACTACAATCATGTCATGGGTGGTGTAGACATGAAAGACACCAAGTTGTACTCGTACCTATCTGAATGTAAGACACTAAAATGGACAAATAAGGGATGCTTTTCACCTGGTGTCGTTTGAGAAGTTGGTCCCCTGGGGGAGACTCAAACTAAGAGCAGTTCAGTTGAACCTAAAAGAATTTTGGACCCCGGGGGAGTCCCCGCACAAGATGGTCACGGTGTCCTCGGAGACGGAGGAAAccctgaagtggtggcacgacagaacgaacaccctcaagggaatgccttCGCGATCGATCCCCCGGAGATGCTGCTATTCACGGACGcgtcaaaggagggatggggagcccatcttctcaaCGAATCAGCGAAGGGGAAGTGGTCCCCCAAAGAAAAGAAccttcacataaacgtcctggaactGATGGCGATTCAGAGGGCATGCGTAGAATTCGTCCACCTTCTCCGAGGAAACAcggtggctctgatgtgcgacaacgccacggtggtagcctatgtgaaaaagcaaggaggactaaagtcTAAAGAGTTGTGCAGTCTCACGATaaagatcctggaatgggccgcaAAGGAGCGAATCGaggtcacagccaggttcattccagggaagaggaatgtcctagccgacggcctcagcaggatgggccaagtggtagggtcggagtggtccctacacccagaagtggctcaGATGGTTATCTTGAAATGGGGGTCGCCGAtaatggacctcttcgccacaaaaCTCAATGCACAGtgccccgtgttctgttctccagtgccagacccaacagcagcgttcgaggatgcctttcaacactattgggacaacctcgacgtgtatgccttccttCCCTTCGGGACGCTctggcaggtcctcaacagagtgagaCGAGCAaagaacctgtggatgactttggtagcaccctggtggccggagagagagtggttcgcggacctaaaggaactggcgctcCTTCCACCCTGGCCCCTTCCGGGCAGAGAAGACCACCTCCGTCAGCcgcacttccaaaggtttcacgaaaaccctcggtccctccgcctacacgcgtggaggttattgagcggctcctgaggaaggaaggatactcatcaaagaccgcaacaaggatgtcgggttacctgagacggtTCTCAGTCGCGGTTTTTCAAGCGAAATAGGCCACTTTTACAAAATGGTGCGCCTCGCAGAACCTCATGccgttggaggcctccattcataGGATAGCAGCTTTCCTAGTCTATCTGAGAGACGACGTAGGCATGTCTATCCTGGCTATCAAAGGTGTCCGAGCTGCCTTGGGCCAGGTCTTTCTCCTCGAGGGTCTAGATCTAGGAGCTTCCCGGctaatctcgatgctcatcaagagcttcgaacaatTGTGTTCTCCCCGTTCTTCTAGAGTGCCGCAGTGGGACTTGGCCAGAGTTCTTAAGGCTTTGTCTGAGCCACCCTTCAAGGCCCTCAGGGACATTCTGgacaaagagctcaccctcaagactgtcttccttctcgctctggcctcggctaaGTGAGTGAGCGAACTCCATGGGCTGTCGTACGAGGTTTCGCACTCGAAAGGCTGGAAGGATTTGAGTTTCAAGTTCCTGCCCGATTTTGTGGCCAAGACGCAAAACCCAGCCTcctgggaccctaggtttgagggaTTTTCAGTGCCAGCGATTCCGCGATCAGACAATCCGAGGGATTTGTTGCTATGCCCGGTCAGGGcagttagaaaatacctggaaaggacagccagaTTTCGCCCTGGGattaagagtctgttcgtctccttgGGCATGGTGAAGAAAGCAGTGTCCaggaacactatctccttctggttacggcaaGTGAATAAGAGAGCCTATgacagtgccggatcctcggtgCCGGGTAAGACGaggccccatgatattaggggcctgagcacttcgctagccttcgagaagaacatggctgtgggccagatcctgaaggcggccacatggtccaggcagtccacctttatggcccactacctgaaggactgtactAGGAAGTCTCTGGACTTCTTCTCCATTGGTccggtcatttctgcgctccaaaaggtttaaggtttaagccCCGGGGAAGCACATGgaaagtaattccaagcgacacaagttccttcctTACTTTTTCCCCCACTTGTCCCCGCTTCCCCTCCATTCCCTTTTTCCCTTACTCCTCCCATGTGAGAAACGTTCAGTGGAGACGCCCATGTCCGGAGATCCTTActgaggtgagttacttagacacaaTAGTTTTTTGTGTAGTTCTCCCCAAGTCTCATATCCCGTTAGTGGTCAGAAGAACCTAGgctcctatctaggttcaatctTTATTATTCAGCAGGTCTCTCGGTCCGTAAGActacccccgcctcctaaagtaaaagtctcctaagaaagtagttcgaggtaagtactccgtgttggaacaaatcacaaattttaagtaatttatatatttcctaacagtacttacctcggtCTACTTTAgggttattgcccgcccatccttcccccgagtgtcttacaggacttTGATACCATATTTATCAAAAACTTACTGGTGACCAAGACCTGGCCACGCGCTCTCGCTGACCGGGTCGCCTCAGGCCGAGTattcatccgccacagagggacccactatagaaaatggagataggggaagctacacaaaattctggtcggttgggaggagaatcccagatactcctaaggaagtagttcgaggtaagtactgttaggaaaaatacaaattacttaaaatttgtgatttcaagATTGAAGATTCTTGTTTGATGAATGATTGAATATTTAGTAATGTATATTATCCTATTAGAAATCATATCATATATACTTGATTGATTGCCATCTGTTACTTTGGCGATGTGCCACAAGCGTAACCTCCAATCAGAAATCATATCATACTTGGTTGATTTCTATCTGTTATTTTGTATTTTGGCGTTGCAATACAAATGGTCGTTAGGACTGCCTCAGACCAGGCATTCAAAATACTACTATAATACTAAAATTACTTACAGACCTTTTCTTaaatagcatctataacgtttgaaacgcttccagaagactaaaatcgctgccaggcCGTCTCGAGTATTTTAGATGGCCTTGTTCATACGCCCTTCTTCCTCTGACTGCAACTTCTATTATTTTCGGTAATCGTAAACTGCACAGAGGCAACTGGTCTGGAATTCGTTGGGAAAAAAGCCATTTCAGAATTTTATGATCCCCCCCCCTTTGGACTTTGGAAAATTCTCAATCCCTAATAGACTCAGTGCGAGCTTTTTATATAAAGGGCTTTACAAAACGGGTGTTGGctgagatagctctctctctctctctctctctctctctctctctctctctctctctctctctctctctctctctctctctctctcttatacttctTGTTAAATGGAGGCTGTCATACAAATTCCAAATTTGGATAAAATGAAGACAAAACAATAAAATGTTGAATTTTCAGGgtaccttttttgtattttttctcaaGTTTTTCTAAAGCttaattatatagttttatttagttgcatttaccgtttttaagtaTCTTatctaatctatttatatataatattcttatttggcggatgctaataaaaaatatttgtaggcTTAGCTGTAATCTTCCAAAAGGGGAATCCTTAAGTTTCTCGTCTTTCCAAAGATCTGGAATAATGATAGAATCATTCAGATGAACAGCATAAGAATGAGAGATAAGAATATTTTGTGAGTTATCACATTGAACTTGTGGTTATACATCggtcaaaattttaatatttttcatgttggtcatatcaaatttattaaatactaagctatcAAGGATAGTAAGGTAGTGTTTTCTTAAAACCTATTGAGCCGTGAGCGTAGCTTGAACTCTGGACCGACAGATTAGTGGGTCGCTAACGTTTCCACTAATCCAAAACAATTTTATCAAAATGGTAAGATCACAGAAACCCTTTGAACAGTTAGTTTTCCAACAATCTATAGCGGAAACAAAAATACGTTTTCCTTTTTTGAATTTTGATAGAATTGTTTTTCATGAAAGATGCGCAAAAAATGAGTTTTATAAAGTTCAAAATGCTCTTTACTCGAGTCAATAAGTCGAAATTCTGTTACAACATTTTGGTAAAGCATAAAGGTTTCCATAAGAATTAAAGGAAAGCGAAGGCCCCTCTTCTTTTGTTATTTCCCTCATCCCCCTTCAAATGTAAACAATATGATTCACTCGTTTATTTATTTGCTAAGTATTATAGATATTGATGATGTATAATTTAAttccttatgatattttttttatttatgtgttgTCAGATTTTTCATGTTACTCATCAAAAAATCTCTTGATGATACTTTTAAAGGTTTatagtccactcatgaatggctgaggcaaagtACAGTCACATTGCTCTAAAAGGAtttccatagcaagcaggacaatgccctaaacactggccatacataaatatgatcagcgcccaaaccccctctccacccaagctaggaccagggaggggtaggccttggctgcttatgactcagcaggtagacctataagctctatCATACCATCCATAGCaaaaaaggatagtgaggttgcagacactaaaggaactaatgaaattgagccggactcgaaccccagtctggcgatcacctggcagagatgttaccaataggccacaacaaccctaggaAGAAGACAGATAGGGAACAGACAGACAAACTACGGATAACAGACAACTAGAAAGATTTGTGTATCATCTTTGGGATTTTATACTCATTGGGACAGTTTCCAAAGATATTACTCCCGGTCATCTACTGACTCAATACTAACACCTGTATccacaaaagaaataaaattcattcACAGATTGAGGTCATTTTTAGAACAGTTTGCTCATTTACGCGAATTTGATGATATTGACATTTCAACATTTCATagatctaccaaaaaaaaaaaaaaaaaaaagggggagaatCGGAAGTGAGAGGAGTAAGAGTAGCGGGAGTTGGGAGAGGTATTGTTGGAATATCTAATGCGAATACTTTTAGGATAAGAACTGTTGTATACATTAGGATTTGCCTTCTCTCTTAGTTGAAAGAATTTCtaactgaaaaatatatatttgacgtCAATAATCTAGAATCTTCAACGCATTTTATCAGCAATAACAGTAGTTAGTCAGTCAATTCCCTTTTGAGCTATTCTTCATTCTAGCTTTTAAATTGCATAtttgttatatttgaataaacGCCTGCTGTTTTCCTAGATATTCAATATTAAAGCTGCCTATACTTGAAAGATTGTATTCGACTCCAATGACCAAACGTGTTAGGTAGTagattgtccagggcaccagccacccgttaagatactagcgttagagagttatggagttctttgactggccagacagtactacattagatctttctctctggttacggttcatttttttatGTGCTTACTattacaccgattagtctggcctattattcatatgttctcctctgtccttatacacctgacaacactgagttgactaaacaattctttttcacccaaggggttaactactgcactgtagttgtttagtggccactttgctcttggtaagggtagaagagactcttcagctatggtaaacagctcttctaggagaaggacactccaaaatcaaaccattgctctctaatcttgggtaatgccatagcctctgttgcgtggtcttccactgtcttgggttagagttctcttgcttgagggtacattcgggcacactattctatcttatttttcttcctcttctctcgttaaagattttatataggaaatatttatttgaatgttgttactgttcttaaaaaatgtttaatttttcctcgtttcctttcctcactgggctatttccctgctggacccctgggcatatagcatcctgtttcacATGTAAGgttgagcttagcaagtaataatgataataataataatagtgttgctACGGCATTAGATTGTTATTAATCAATTAGCCAGCAAATCACTCGACGCTTGCAATGATCAACTCTATATCCTTATTCTTCCCAGTTCAGTATTCAGAAATATTCTCGTCTTCCCTTCGTAATGATGAAATGGGAAATTAAATAGAGTATGTTTTCCAGGATTGGCTTATTTTCTAGAGTATTACATTGAATGTATTGCTTAGGAAAGATGTTCCTATCTATTCCTGTCTCATTCACTTGGTCCATTTGgatattgtgttttttatttcgttttgtaatgTTTCACCCACAAGAGTTTCATTCGCTTGCTATTAATATACACTTCCAGAAACTGAAGTGTGAGTAGAATTTTGTATTTAGAAGTTTTCGTTTTCACCTCTGTTGTAATTATAGATAAGCTCCCTATCGCTATTGATAAAAGTTATATTCCGATATATACTCGCATAACGCAATATCCCAAATTAAAACTGTGCGAATCCTGAAAGGTTTTGTCCCTTATATTTTCTAGACAGgatcatgaaatagaaaatatacgaGACGAATCCGTTTAGGATTCGctcaatttttttcatgtttccttgtGGTTCTTTACATCTAAAAGGCATGGGCATTAGTGAATTTTACgcatatatgattgtatgtatgtatgtagtatatatatatatatatatatatatatatatatatatatatatatatatatatatatatatatatatatatatatatatatatatatatatatatatatatgtatgtataaacagtttatgtatgtttgtacaaaATATAAGtatctttgtataaatatatatgtataaacacgaaAAACCTTTTTGAATCAGTAAAATATTCACCTTTTATTGTATTGACCCCGAACCAAATTTTAGTAACAAAGAAATTCCTTCCCGAAGAACTATTATTCATCGCACTACTATTCATTAAAAGATTTAGTTGCAGAAACCAAAAGCCTTTCATGTTGCTTTTCCCTCAtgaataaaagcaataaaattaactcagaaactctaaaaaaaaagaaaggctcaTCCATATGGCTAAGAGAAAATGGAAGGTTTTAGCAATGGGCGACCAACATTCCTGTCATTACTTCCACTTTATTGTAATACATCAATTGAAGATGATTTAGATGCCATTACAACTGCCATTAAAGGATTACGTTCATTCATAGCCACTGATAAACGCTGAGTTACATCGGTTGATTTTAACGTTTCTCGAGTTCCCTCGATCAGTCAGTTGATTGGATATCCGCTTGGATAGAGTCCTGATGGGTGATATCCTTGGATTCCCCATGTTTGAGGTTTATCCTTATAATCAGTcgtgaagagggagagagagagagagatagagagttgtTATTTCATTGATCGTCTTCATAGCataataattatgtataaaacAACCAcgtcacacatacacacgcacacacacacacacagagagagagagagagaagagagagagagagagagagagagagagagagagagagagagttgttatttcattgactatcttcataacttaataattatgtataaaacaattacgccacgcacagagagagagagagagagagagagagagagagagagagagagagagatgattattattgtgattttgCTGTTCTGGATACTTTAAAACCGGATTACACTGTTCTTAATACTCCAatactttatttctttgttttggATAATCCAAAAACCTGATTTCACTGTTTTGGATATTTGAAACTTGATTTTGCGGTTCTCAATATTTTAAAACCTGATTTCGCTGTTTTGGATATTCCAAAACTTAATTTTGTTTTTCTGGATATTTTAGAACCTGATTTCGCTGTTCTGGAGACTCCAAAAAACCTGATTTTGCTGTTCTGTATATTTCAAAACCTGATTTCTCTGTTTTGGGTACTCCAAAATCTGATTTCCCTGTTCTGAATACTCCTAAAACCTGATTTTGCTTTTTTTGGAGACTCTAAAACTGGTTGTCTTTGATCTGGAGACTGCAAAACCGGATTTCTCTGATCTGGGTGCTTAAAAATTTGATTTCTCTATTTTGAATACTCCAAAACCTGATTTTGGTGATCTGGAGACaccaattttttttgttttttgttttttgcacTCAATTTAAAAATTAATTCAAGTAATTTTACTTAACATGTTTCAAAGCCTCTTTTATCTTTttggaatctattattattattattattattattattattattattattattattattattattattattattattattattattattattattgggtagacACCCACAAAAAATGCTTCGGAGGATTTTACTTACTAACCTCGTTCCATTTTAgtggttgttattttttttcttcagccaGGGGGTCTTAATTTATGTAGAACAATATTCATTTATAAGTATATCAACTTGAACATATATTAGATTTTAAATATCTAGTCCACATTACCAACTGCAAAGTCGACGTTCAAGAAAacaaatttgaaaagcaagattttaCCAAGGTTAATTTAAAAAGCAGACTTTTCCCAAGCTTATCATGCTAAAAGCCAACTTCACCTCCTTTACTAGATGACCAGGGGGCGGGAGATGGGTAGGGGGCTCACCAAGCACTTTCGAATAGCGAATTCATAACTCGAGTCCTTATCTCTTATTTGGAAAGACTTTTAGgctgataatatttcttttttgtattcCATCCTTCCCATGTGAGAAGGAAGGAGGCGATAAAACTTTGTATCCTTAGGAGAGTAGAGGATTAACTTGGCTCTAAACAGAATTACTTTAAAGGTATCTGGCAACTCTTGAAAACTTTGGCCGGGGGAATAAGTCTGTTTTTTTGCAGCTCTAACTTATGTAAATATTACTTGAAACTCTTACCTACATAAATATTACTTAAGTGCATCTGCTTTATGCTTTTACTTAAACGGATTTAGTACTCAAATGCGTTATTTTCTGTTGTTGCCTAAATTGAAATGTTGCAAGAATAAGATCGTTTGCCTTTGGTACTGAAAAGaacaagtttccaaaaaaaaaaaaaaaagtcttagaaaTTCTTTTATTCGATTTGCATCTATAAAATGTCGTCAAGGAAACCTAAATTGCTTGTTTTTTTTCATAGACATCATAGTATGTCAGTTGCCTTTGAAAATGTAATAATATACACTTTAAAaataccataattttaatcggaaattctctgtaaaaatctactgttctcagtcgtatttcagtgaaatacaggcgaccgtaattttaccctactttgttattgtcgtttacggattggtgaccacAATACcaatcgtttacgtcaatatatccgtttttaaaacggcaaatgcctgaaaCCATTTTATTCTAGGACTTTTACCGTTTCTTTTACggcttatttttaacagtgtattgtaCATCATTTAGTTGTATGCATCCAAGTGGCTTGGCATCATTGGTTTTTGACGCAAAACCGAACATGGCGTCACATGAGATTAGTTTTGAAGCACCGGGTGGAATCATAGAAATTATCGAATATGGTCCTGGTACATACAGTTTTGTTGAGAAAGTTAAAAAAACTTCTATTCGGGACCTGTTTAGGCTCTTGATTAATACTTTTACAGCATGTaggataaagaaaataattataattaataatcctAGTGAGCCTTCAGACCAACACATTAAGGATATCGTTATGTTGACGgatattgggaggtattcataaaactgAAGggtatccttgtaagcataaggtagaagtataagcaaatatttctttccatattcaaaggtagaagtataagcaaatatttctttccatattcataatgattaccttttgcttcaaaagaattaccttgtacttctaccttacaCTTGCGAGGATATCCTACAATCAGAAGTAAAacgttgactcgtgtttcgggagcacttatacatgttggaacttgtaagatttcatatgtgctgtcaagataagaaagagtttagtatttataatacgtatttaatgccctgtttttacttgtatttaattaatttTGCGCATCAGAAAGAACAACAGACACCGCCgcaccttccccaaagcctcgctggcaacatctatcccccaccccttgctttagaagttctttgacctctttttagctcccccacctcttgcattagaagttctttgacctctttttagctcccccacctcttgcattagaagttctttgacctctttttagctcccccacctcttgcattagaagttctttgacctctttttagctcccccacctcttgcattagaagttctttgacctctttttagctcccccacctcttgcattagaagttctttgacctctttttagctcccccacccgttgcattagaagttctttgacctctttttagctcccccacctcttgcattagaagttctttgacctctttttagctcccccacctcttgcattagaagttctttgacctctttttagcttccccaccccttgcaatagaagttctttgacctctttttagctccccaccccttgcaatagaagttctttgacctctttttagcttccccacccctttcattagaagttctttgacctctttttagctcccacaccccttgcattagaagttctttgacctctttttagctcccacaccccttgcattagaagttctttgacctctttttagctcccacaccccttgcattagaagttctttgac encodes:
- the LOC137621949 gene encoding uncharacterized protein, with the translated sequence MLLFTDASKEGWGAHLLNESAKGKWSPKEKNLHINVLELMAIQRACVEFVHLLRGNTVALMCDNATVVAYVKKQGGLKSKELCSLTIKILEWAAKERIEVTARFIPGKRNVLADGLSRMGQVVGSEWSLHPEVAQMVILKWGSPIMDLFATKLNAQCPVFCSPVPDPTAAFEDAFQHYWDNLDVYAFLPFGTLWQVLNRVRRAKNLWMTLVAPWWPEREWFADLKELALLPPWPLPGREDHLRQPHFQRFHENPRSLRLHAWRLLSGS